In Spirosoma sp. KUDC1026, the sequence TGGTCAGCTGCCGGGCAACGGCGCGTTCATTGCTGCCTTCGTCCAGTGAGTAGGTGTACAGGTTCTGCCGCCCCGCTACGCTGGCTGTAATTAGCAACGTTTTGCCGTCTTTACTGATCGTCTGAGCATCGATGTCCATGCCGAGGGGTAACAGTGTAAGCCGTTGGCGGATATCATCAAACACAATCCGGGTCGCCGTTTTATCGCCAGCTTTGGCTTTGTCTGCACTAGCCAGCGTATCGCGGGGCGTTGTTTTTTCGGCTGGTGTTGGCGACGTAGCGGGCTTCAGCGTTTTCGGAATTTCTTCGTTGAACAAATCCCGAAACTGGTCCTCCCGGAATTTGGGCAGACGTGGTAACAGATCAACCCGGGCTACCTGCGCTGTTTCCGTCCGCTGGGTGGTATTGAACAGAATGTATTTGCCGTCGGGGCTCCAGTTGACGTTGCCGCCAAACGTATTGGCCAGGAAACTAACTGGGCGGCTTTCACCACCAGCGGCTGGAACAACCCAGATGTTGCGGAAGGTTTTGGTCCCGTAGGCGGCAAACGCGACCCACTTCCCGTCGGGCGACCAGACAACAGAACCCGTACTCGAAAAGGGTGCCCGGCCCAGATAGCCTTTGTACAACTGTCGCTCTTTCTTGCTACTCAGATCAAGTACGCGTAACTCCTGCCCGTTTCGCACAAACGCTACCAACTGGCCATCGGGCGAGATAACCGGCGCACTATCGTCCAGTTTATCATCCGTAAGTTGGGTTTCGTCGCGGGTCGCAAAATCGTAGCGGAACAGGTTCGCCGTACCGCCACGAGTGCTGACGTAAATCAGCGACCGGCTGTTTGGTGTCCAGGCCAGCTGCGACTCCACCGCCGGGCTGTTGCTCACCCGAACGGCATCGCCCCCGTCTTTCGCCGACGCGGCAAAGACTTCGCCATGCGACGTAAAGGCCACTTTCTTCCCATCGGGTGATACGGCCAGGTCACGAAACTGGCTTGTTGACTTCAGGTGATCGACCGATAAACCAGCGGCCGCGCCCCGTAGCTGAATCGCTACCGGTGATGCCTGCTTTGACGCTACGTCATACTTCCAGATCTGAAAATTACGCTCGAATACAATCTGTTTTCCGTCGTGGCTGATGGCTGGCCAGAGTACGCGCCCATCTTTGAACGAGGTAAGCATGGTGGGTTGGCCTTTCAGCGGTTTTGACCACAAATTCTGTTTCCCACCACGATCCGATACGTAGTACAGCGTTTGTCCGTCAGCGCTCCACATGGGCCACAGCTCTTTGGCTCCGCCTTCGGTTACCCGTTCGTATGTGGGCTTGTCGCCTTTTTTGGTGCCGATCTTACAGGTCCAGATTTCCGTCTGATCGAGGTGGCTGCTGCCTTTGCGCCACCACTGCGCGGCCGAGATACCTCGGGCCGAAAATGCCAGCGTTGTGCCATCGGGCGAGGGCGCCCCAAAGAACTCACTGGCGTACCGATCCGCCGTGACGAGCATGGGGGTTCCGCCCGAAATGGCTACCCGGTAGATGTCATTCATGCTGGAAATATCCCGGCTACCCGCCTGAAAGTAGACCATCTTACCATCGTTCGACCAGGCGTTCAGCGTTTCGGGACCGTCATCGTACGTCAGCCGCCGGAGTTCGCCGGTTGCCAGCGTCAGGATGTAGATGTCGCCGTTTCCTGTGCGGGTCGAGCCAAACGCCAGATAACGGCCGTCAGGAGAGTACAGCGGCCGGGTTTCGTTGTCGGCATGAGCGACCAGCAAACGAGCCTCTCCCCCACCGGCGGGTACAGTCCAGATGTCGCCCCCGGAGATGAAAGCGATTTCTTTACCGTCGGGCGAGATCGTCGGTTCGGCGTAGGCAAACTGGGGTTCCACCCGGGATTCCACCTTCTTTGACTGCGCCAACAAGGCCGGGCTTAGGCTGCCCAGCAATGGCAGAATCGTGATGAAGCGTCGTAAATTTTTGTGCATAGGCGAAATTACTTTCCTATTCTGCACAATCAGCTGATGACAGCCAAATTATTCACGGTATTAGCTTTTAAATCAGTTGCTGATTCATAAACACGAAACGTATGGCGCCATACGTTGCACTGTCGACATTCACTATTTTCGCCACCTGAATACTCACCGGAGTTGATTTATGCGAAATCCCTTCTTTTATGTTTTACTGCTCGTCCTGGTTTTGCTGGACGGCTGGCTCCTTGCGCACCCCAATCTCGTTGGCCGGGCGGGCGTGTTTTTCTTTGAATACTCGTATCTGGAAACGTTTCCAAAAGCGCTCGGTACGGTAGCCGTGATCGTTGTGCTGGCTCAACTGATTGCCTGGTTTGCCGGACGACTGGGACAGGCGGCCGGTATCGTTATTTCCGTTGGTTTGCTGGCGGCATCGGTGTTCTGGCTTTTTCAGAGTTACGTCCAGTACAACGCGGGGGTTTACAAACTCACCGGTGCGGGTTTCCGGGCCGGGGTTATTCTCCTGCCGGGTTTGCTGGCTCTCGTCTTTGCCAATGCCGCCTGGAAATACATTACAGGACGTAAGACAACGTAGCGTTCGCCATTCGTAAATCAACGCTGATCAGCATTGACCCCATTTGGCAATACAGGGCATTTTGCTAAGCTTTCTCTAAAAAGCGCACTGTTTCCCAAATTTTTCAACAATCTTGCCTTGTCATTTAACGTAATACAGCCTTAGGCCGATTTTGTTGAAAAGCATGAAGGAATACATCCGCCCGATTAAACGCCTGCTGGTTGCGAACCGGGGCGAAATTGCCATCCGTATTATGCGGGCGGCTACCGAGCTGGGCATCACCACCGTCGCTGTTTATACGTACGAAGATCGTTATTCGCTGCACCGCAACAAGGCAGACGAAGCCTACCAGATTGGCCGGGATGATGAGCCACTCAAGCCCTATCTCGACGTAGAAGGTATTATCCTGATGGCCAAACGGCACCAGGTTGACGCGATCCATCCGGGATACGGTTTCCTGTCCGAAAACGTCAAACTGGCCCGCCGGTGCCGCGAAGAAGGGATCATCTTTGTCGGCCCATCGCCCGAAGCGATGGAAGCCCTGGGCGATAAGGTCCGGGCTAAAAACCTGGCGACAACGGCCAACGTACCACTTATTCCTGACTCCCGCGAGGAGAACATGAGTCCGGAATTTGCCCGTCAGGAAGCTGAACGGATTGGCTTCCCGGTCATGGTAAAAGCAGCCGCCGGAGGTGGTGGACGTGGTATGCGTGTGGTTCGGCAGCCGGATGATTTCGAGAAAGCATTCACCGAGGCCAAAAACGAGGCACGGAATGCATTCGGGGATGATACTATCTTCCTCGAAAAATTCATTGAAGAACCCAAACACATCGAGGTACAGCTGCTGGGCGATCAGCACGGCAATATCGTTCACCTGTACGAACGCGACTGTTCGGTGCAACGGCGCTTCCAGAAGGTAGTCGAGATTGCCCCGTCGCTGGGACTAAAGCAGGAAACCAAGCAGAAGCTGTACGACTACGCCCTGCAACTGGGCCGCGCGGTTAATTATTCCAACGCCGGTACAGTTGAGTTCCTCGTCGATAAAAATGAGAACATCTTCTTCATTGAGGTTAACCCCCGGATTCAGGTTGAACATACCATCACGGAGGAAATAACCGGGATCGACATCGTGCGGACGCAGTTGCTGATTGCGATGGGCTACAAACTGTCCGACAATGGTATCTTTATTCACAACCAGGATGAGATTCCGCTGAACGGGTTCGCCATCCAGTGCCGGATTACGACGGAAGATCCCGCCAACGGCTTCAAACCCGATTTCGGGACGATCATTGCCTACCGGAACGCGGCAGGTTTTGGTATCCGTCTGGACGAGGGCAGCAGCTACGCGGGTGTCAAGATTTCGCCCTACTTCGACTCGATGATTGTGAAGGTCTCGGCGCGGGGCCGGACCCTGAAAGGTGCCTCCCAGCGGCTGGCGCGGGCGCTGGTCGAATTCCGGATTCGGGGCGTAAAAACCAACATTGGCTTCCTGCTGAACGTAATCAGCCATCCACTCTTCCAACGGGGCGAAGCGCGGGTATCGTTCATCGAGAGCCATCCCGAGCTGTTCATGCTCAAACAGCCGCAGGACCGGTCAACGCGGGTGCTCAATTACCTCGGCGATGTCATCGTAAACGGCAACCCGGAGGTTAAAAAGAAGGACGACAGCAAGGTATTTCGAATGCCCGTCGTGCCGCCCTTCGACGTATTTGGCCCGTATCCATCCGGCAATCGGGACCGGATGAAAGAACTGGGCCGCGAGGGCTTCGTGCAGTGGGTAAAGGATCAGAAAAGTATCCTGTACACCGACACGACGTTCCGCGACGGTCACCAGTCGCTGCTGGCTACCCGCGTCCGGACACAGGATTTACAGAAAGTTGCCGAAGGCTTTGCCAAGAACCACCCCGAACTGTTTTCGATGGAGGTATGGGGTGGTGCTACGTTCGACGTATCGATGCGCTTCCTGTATGAAAGCCCCTGGAAACGACTGGAAGCTCTGCGTGAAGCCATGCCGAACATGCTGCTCCAGATGCTGTTCCGGGGCTCCAACGCCGTCGGCTACTCGGCCTATCCGGATAACCTGATCGAGAAGTTCGTCGAAAATTCCTGGGAAACGGGTATTGATATCTTCCGGATTTTTGACTCGCTCAACTGGGTTGAAGCGATGAAGGTCAGTATGAAAGCCGTTCGGGAACGCACCGACGCGCTCTGCGAAGCGGCCATCTGCTATACCGGCGACATGCTCAACCCGAACGAGCATAAAAAATATACGCTGCAGTACTACCTTGACATGGCCCGCCAGCTGGAGGACGAGGGTGCGCATCTGTTGTGTATCAAAGATATGGCTGGTCTGTTGAAACCACAGGCAGCCGACGTACTGATTCGTGAATTGAAACAGGCCGTCGATATTCCGATTCACCTGCACACCCACGACACGGCGGGTATTCAGGCCGCTACCTACCTGAAAGCCGTTGACGCCAACGTCGACATTATCGACTGCGCCATTGGTGCCTTATCTGGCCTGACCTCGCAGCCCAATTTTAATTCCGTCGTGGCCATGATGCAGGACCACGAGCGCGAATGTCCCATCGATCTGAAGTCACTGAACGCCTATTCCACCTACTGGGAAGATGTTCGGGAATACTACTATCCGTTTGAGTCGGGGATGAAAGCGGGCAGCGCGGAAGTCTACGAAAATGAGATTCCGGGGGGTCAGTATTCCAATCTGCGGCCACAAGCCAACGCAACGGGCCTGGGCGACAAGTTCGAACTACTGAAGAAAAACTACGTCGTTGCCAACCAATTGTTCGGCGACATCGTCAAGGTAACGCCGTCCTCGAAAGTGGTGGGCGACATGGCCATTTTCATGACAGCCAACAACCTGACGCCCGACGATATCCGGGAGCAGGGTGAGTCGCTGGCCTTTCCGGAGTCGGTAAAAGAATTCATGAAGGGGATTCTGGGGCAGCCCGTTGGCGGTTTCCCGAAAGACATTCAGGAAATTATTCTGAAAGGCGAAGAACCGATCACGGGTCGCCCGAACGAGCACCTGAAACCAATCGATTTCGACGCGGATTTCAAGACGTTCCAGGAGAAATACCCCAAGAACGACGGCTTCCTGGATTACCTGTCGTACCAGATGTACCCGAAGGTATACGATGAGTACTACAAAGCCAACGAGCAGTACGGTGATGTCAGCATCATTCCGACGCCCGCCTTCCTGTTTGGGCTGAAGGAGAACGAAGAGATCCTGATCAACATTGAAGCCGGTAAGACTATTCTGGTACGGCTGCTGTTCGTATCGGAACCCGATGAATTCGGGATGCGGACCATTACGTTCGAACTGAACGGCCAGAGCCGACAGGTGCAGGTTCGTGATAAATCGTCGAAAGTCGAAAAAGAAATCAATGCCAAGGTCAGCAAACCCGGCGATGTGGGTGCCCCGCTGCAGGGCCGCCTGACCCGGATTCTGGTTCAGGAAGGTGACACGGTGAAGAAAAACCAGCCACTGTTTGTGATCGAAGCTATGAAGATGGAAAGTATCGTCTCGGCGCCCAAAGAAGGGAAGATCAGCAAGATCGTTCTGAAAGAAGGCACCGTAGTTGAACAGGATGACTGGGTCGTTGACATGGCCTGATCCTGTTCGTCTAATTTATCAAAAAGCCCCACCGCGAACCGGTGGGGCTTTTTGATTATAGAACACCAACTAACATTACTAGCTGTCAGCAAGTTATATTGATCAAACAGTTACGAATCCGCATGGAAAACAGACCACCTATTCCACCCTATTCGAGTTCGTCCGGGCAACCACCTTTGAGCGATTCCGACAGCCGCACCTGGGCCGTTATTACGCACCTGAGCGCCATCCCCGGCTCATTTGTGGTAATCGGCAGCGTTATTGCGCCACTCATTATCTGGCAGATTCAAAAAGAACGTTCCGAATTTGTGAATTTCCACGGCAAGGAAGCTGTTAACTTTAACATTACAATGGCTTTGGCGGCTGCCGTCTGCTTTGTCCTGTTTTTGATTTTAGTGGGCATTTTCCTGATCTGGATTGTTGGCGCCGTCTGGCTCATCTTTACCGTCATTGCCGCCATCAAAGCCAGCAACGGCGAGTACTACCGATACCCGATCAGCTTTCGATTTATCAGATAATACGTATTGTTTTATGCTACTACGCCGTTGAAAACAGCCTCACTCTGTTTTTAACGGCGTAGTTCGTTTATCCCGCCTATTCCGGTACTTTTACCAACTGCTTATTAAGACGTTTGACTTTATGAATCCAAAATTTGGGGCTTCACTCCTATCCTGGATCCCACCCCGCTGGACACCCGAGGGTGGTTTGTACGCCATTCAGAAAACAGCTGCAGCCGGCTTCGACCTATTGGAAATTCTGCTGCCCCCGTCGATGGAGTTTGACGCCGTAACGGTAAAAAAGCAGTTAGCGGATCATAGCCTGTCGGCAGTGTGCTCCCTGAACCTACCCCCCACGGCGCACATTCCCTTTCATCCGCAGGAAGCTACCCGTCTCATAAAGGCAGCGCTCGACAAAACGGCCCAGCTCGACGTAACGTTTTTGGGCGGTGTGTTGCACAGCGGCATCGGTGTATTCAGCGGCCAGCCACGTACGCCGGAAGAAGAGAACACTGTTTGCGAAGTTTGGGCCGACGTAGCCGATTATGCCCTTCAGTTGGGCATTACTATCGGCATTGAGCCCATCAACCGCTACGAAAGTTACGTCTGTACCTCCGCCGACGACGTACTGGGTTTCCTGAAACGTATCA encodes:
- a CDS encoding DUF4870 domain-containing protein; this translates as MENRPPIPPYSSSSGQPPLSDSDSRTWAVITHLSAIPGSFVVIGSVIAPLIIWQIQKERSEFVNFHGKEAVNFNITMALAAAVCFVLFLILVGIFLIWIVGAVWLIFTVIAAIKASNGEYYRYPISFRFIR
- a CDS encoding S41 family peptidase; protein product: MHKNLRRFITILPLLGSLSPALLAQSKKVESRVEPQFAYAEPTISPDGKEIAFISGGDIWTVPAGGGEARLLVAHADNETRPLYSPDGRYLAFGSTRTGNGDIYILTLATGELRRLTYDDGPETLNAWSNDGKMVYFQAGSRDISSMNDIYRVAISGGTPMLVTADRYASEFFGAPSPDGTTLAFSARGISAAQWWRKGSSHLDQTEIWTCKIGTKKGDKPTYERVTEGGAKELWPMWSADGQTLYYVSDRGGKQNLWSKPLKGQPTMLTSFKDGRVLWPAISHDGKQIVFERNFQIWKYDVASKQASPVAIQLRGAAAGLSVDHLKSTSQFRDLAVSPDGKKVAFTSHGEVFAASAKDGGDAVRVSNSPAVESQLAWTPNSRSLIYVSTRGGTANLFRYDFATRDETQLTDDKLDDSAPVISPDGQLVAFVRNGQELRVLDLSSKKERQLYKGYLGRAPFSSTGSVVWSPDGKWVAFAAYGTKTFRNIWVVPAAGGESRPVSFLANTFGGNVNWSPDGKYILFNTTQRTETAQVARVDLLPRLPKFREDQFRDLFNEEIPKTLKPATSPTPAEKTTPRDTLASADKAKAGDKTATRIVFDDIRQRLTLLPLGMDIDAQTISKDGKTLLITASVAGRQNLYTYSLDEGSNERAVARQLTSTPGGKSSAQFTADGKDVFYLEQGRIQSISLDKREPKPLSVTAEQDVDFATEKLQMFSQAWDVQNKGFYDPEFHGTNWQEVRKTYEPLAAGARTADELRRLLNLMVGELNASHSGVGAPAGSADISTGRLGLRFDRITYENTGKLLITEVVALSPAAIVGTIKPGDYLVSVEGTPIDEKTNLDQLLSNKINRRVTLGIASSPSAKATEVNVSPVNLSTEKGLLYKQWVQQQREYVDKASKGRLGYVHMFDMSAESLNQLYLDLDADNHAREGVVIDVRNNNGGFVNAYAIDVFARKGYLTMTSRGLPAAPARTQLGQRALETPTILVTNQHSLSDAEDFTEGYRTLKLGKVVGEPTAGWIIFTSAAQLIDGSTIRLPFSRITDNSGKNMELAPRPVDVPVSRPIGESYTDKNTQMDVAVSELLKELDGAKGNKMTGK
- a CDS encoding pyruvate carboxylase; this encodes MKEYIRPIKRLLVANRGEIAIRIMRAATELGITTVAVYTYEDRYSLHRNKADEAYQIGRDDEPLKPYLDVEGIILMAKRHQVDAIHPGYGFLSENVKLARRCREEGIIFVGPSPEAMEALGDKVRAKNLATTANVPLIPDSREENMSPEFARQEAERIGFPVMVKAAAGGGGRGMRVVRQPDDFEKAFTEAKNEARNAFGDDTIFLEKFIEEPKHIEVQLLGDQHGNIVHLYERDCSVQRRFQKVVEIAPSLGLKQETKQKLYDYALQLGRAVNYSNAGTVEFLVDKNENIFFIEVNPRIQVEHTITEEITGIDIVRTQLLIAMGYKLSDNGIFIHNQDEIPLNGFAIQCRITTEDPANGFKPDFGTIIAYRNAAGFGIRLDEGSSYAGVKISPYFDSMIVKVSARGRTLKGASQRLARALVEFRIRGVKTNIGFLLNVISHPLFQRGEARVSFIESHPELFMLKQPQDRSTRVLNYLGDVIVNGNPEVKKKDDSKVFRMPVVPPFDVFGPYPSGNRDRMKELGREGFVQWVKDQKSILYTDTTFRDGHQSLLATRVRTQDLQKVAEGFAKNHPELFSMEVWGGATFDVSMRFLYESPWKRLEALREAMPNMLLQMLFRGSNAVGYSAYPDNLIEKFVENSWETGIDIFRIFDSLNWVEAMKVSMKAVRERTDALCEAAICYTGDMLNPNEHKKYTLQYYLDMARQLEDEGAHLLCIKDMAGLLKPQAADVLIRELKQAVDIPIHLHTHDTAGIQAATYLKAVDANVDIIDCAIGALSGLTSQPNFNSVVAMMQDHERECPIDLKSLNAYSTYWEDVREYYYPFESGMKAGSAEVYENEIPGGQYSNLRPQANATGLGDKFELLKKNYVVANQLFGDIVKVTPSSKVVGDMAIFMTANNLTPDDIREQGESLAFPESVKEFMKGILGQPVGGFPKDIQEIILKGEEPITGRPNEHLKPIDFDADFKTFQEKYPKNDGFLDYLSYQMYPKVYDEYYKANEQYGDVSIIPTPAFLFGLKENEEILINIEAGKTILVRLLFVSEPDEFGMRTITFELNGQSRQVQVRDKSSKVEKEINAKVSKPGDVGAPLQGRLTRILVQEGDTVKKNQPLFVIEAMKMESIVSAPKEGKISKIVLKEGTVVEQDDWVVDMA
- a CDS encoding sugar phosphate isomerase/epimerase family protein, with product MNPKFGASLLSWIPPRWTPEGGLYAIQKTAAAGFDLLEILLPPSMEFDAVTVKKQLADHSLSAVCSLNLPPTAHIPFHPQEATRLIKAALDKTAQLDVTFLGGVLHSGIGVFSGQPRTPEEENTVCEVWADVADYALQLGITIGIEPINRYESYVCTSADDVLGFLKRINKPNLGLHLDTFHMNIEESNFYDPVVGAGSSLKHVHMTESDRGMLGEGNVHWDDLFRALKAISYDGNLVLENFSSAVPGMASAVSLWRPSRYDADELAKGSLAFMRRKVDEFNQQ